The following proteins come from a genomic window of Polaribacter dokdonensis:
- a CDS encoding aldehyde dehydrogenase (NADP(+)) produces MITGKNYIGKLLSNKGSKKYQTFNPELNQENPVEFTEASSEEIEEAVNLASKAFQEFRFISGTKKAEFLNAIADEILALDDKLVEMYCSETGLPEGRAKGERGRTIGQLRSFANLVEEGSWVEATIDKAQPNREPMPRLDIRKMNIPLGPVVVFGASNFPLAYSTAGGDTAAALAAGCTVIVKSHPMHSGTGELVASAIIKAAEKTGMPNGVFSNLNSSGIEVGQQLVANPKVKAVGFTGSIKGGRALLDLSAKREEPIPVFAEMGSINPVVILPEALANRNAEIAKTYAGSITLGTGQFCTNPGLILGVKSDALSAFVNHLSQEILEIDPTCMLHPNIKKGYNANKEKVASQENVTITANYESDVAYNHAQQAVVSVDGKTFLENSTLHLEVFGPFSMVVQCKNKAELEQVITSLEGQLTGTIISDNDEISNYTNVIAALQNRVGRIIFNGVPTGVEVCESMVHGGPYPASTDSRFSAVGITSIKRWVRPFSYQSWPNNLLPNELKNENPLNIFRTIDGERTKEKL; encoded by the coding sequence ATGATTACAGGTAAAAACTATATAGGTAAATTATTGTCAAACAAAGGAAGTAAAAAATACCAAACCTTTAACCCAGAATTAAATCAAGAAAATCCTGTTGAATTTACAGAAGCTTCTTCAGAAGAAATTGAAGAAGCAGTTAATTTAGCATCAAAGGCTTTTCAAGAGTTCAGATTTATTTCTGGAACTAAAAAAGCTGAGTTTTTAAATGCAATTGCAGACGAAATTTTAGCTCTAGATGATAAATTAGTAGAAATGTATTGCTCAGAAACAGGTTTGCCAGAAGGAAGAGCAAAAGGAGAAAGAGGAAGAACAATTGGGCAATTAAGAAGTTTTGCAAACTTAGTTGAAGAAGGTTCTTGGGTAGAAGCAACCATAGATAAAGCGCAACCCAATAGAGAGCCAATGCCAAGGTTAGATATTCGTAAAATGAATATTCCTTTAGGACCAGTTGTGGTTTTTGGAGCTAGTAATTTTCCTTTAGCCTATTCAACTGCTGGTGGAGATACAGCAGCTGCTTTAGCAGCTGGTTGCACAGTAATTGTAAAATCTCACCCAATGCATTCAGGTACAGGTGAATTGGTGGCTTCTGCAATTATAAAGGCTGCAGAAAAAACGGGAATGCCAAATGGTGTTTTTTCAAATCTGAATTCTAGTGGAATTGAAGTAGGGCAACAATTGGTTGCCAATCCAAAAGTAAAAGCAGTTGGTTTTACAGGAAGTATAAAAGGAGGTAGAGCTTTGTTAGATTTATCAGCAAAAAGAGAAGAACCTATTCCTGTCTTTGCAGAAATGGGTAGTATCAACCCTGTTGTTATTTTACCTGAAGCTTTAGCCAATAGAAATGCTGAAATAGCAAAAACGTATGCAGGTTCCATCACTTTAGGAACTGGACAGTTTTGTACAAACCCTGGTTTAATTTTAGGGGTTAAAAGTGATGCTTTAAGCGCGTTTGTAAATCATTTATCACAAGAAATTTTAGAGATTGATCCTACTTGCATGTTACATCCAAATATTAAAAAAGGATACAATGCCAATAAAGAAAAAGTAGCTTCTCAAGAAAATGTTACTATAACAGCCAATTACGAGTCTGATGTTGCTTATAATCATGCGCAACAAGCAGTTGTTTCTGTTGATGGAAAAACGTTTCTAGAAAATTCAACTTTACATTTAGAAGTATTTGGCCCTTTTTCTATGGTAGTTCAATGTAAGAATAAAGCTGAATTAGAACAAGTAATTACAAGTTTAGAAGGACAATTAACAGGAACTATTATTTCTGATAATGATGAAATTTCGAATTATACGAATGTAATTGCAGCACTACAAAATAGGGTAGGAAGAATTATTTTTAATGGGGTTCCTACAGGGGTTGAGGTTTGTGAATCTATGGTTCATGGAGGGCCTTATCCTGCATCTACAGATAGTCGTTTTTCTGCTGTAGGTATAACATCCATAAAACGTTGGGTTCGCCCTTTTAGTTATCAAAGTTGGCCAAATAATTTATTACCAAATGAATTAAAAAATGAAAATCCACTAAACATTTTTAGAACTATAGATGGAGAAAGAACTAAAGAAAAATTATAA
- a CDS encoding DUF885 domain-containing protein, whose amino-acid sequence MRIYKTLLVVILLTCFYTNGQNNCKNSSVELATLIKIHQDRRSFDRGEYPLGLYTREYYKSEADYAQGQLQNFGCIKMEDLSETEQISAELLKFVLQDKVDYYKFERFLNPLLSDSGFHSSLNYQIRPLNNSWAVKEYLKKLNSLPEFVNQHFKNLREGLEKGVSQPKVIFKGYETTYDDHIVGDYNKSPFYKPFQNLPSSLNQTQKDSVLSAAKEVIEKTVVPQFKRIKTFFETEYLPNTRTTLGVSETPNGAAYYQNRINFYTTSTQYTAEDIHQIGLKEVARIKAEMQKIIKELNFKGSFADFFKFLRTDEQFYAKTPKELLMIARDMAKRVDAQLPKFFKTLPRKPYGVAPVPDAIAPKYTAGRYIGTYKESTEPGYYWVNTYDLPSRTLYTLPALTVHEAVPGHHLQGSLNNELGDSIPQFRKNLYLSAYGEGWGLYSEFLADEMNMYTTPYEKFGKFTYEMWRACRLVVDTGIHAKGWTRERVVKYMSENTALSILEINTETDRYISWPGQALSYKIGEIKIRELRKKAELELKEKFDIREFHEIVLEQGTVTLAILEKRVNNYIKRLKNE is encoded by the coding sequence ATGAGAATTTATAAAACGTTACTGGTAGTTATTTTGTTAACTTGTTTTTACACAAATGGGCAAAATAATTGTAAAAACTCATCAGTTGAATTAGCGACATTAATTAAAATTCATCAAGATAGAAGGTCTTTTGATAGAGGTGAATATCCTTTAGGATTATATACAAGAGAATATTATAAATCGGAAGCCGATTATGCTCAAGGTCAATTACAAAATTTTGGTTGTATTAAAATGGAGGACCTTTCTGAAACTGAACAAATTTCAGCAGAATTATTAAAATTTGTATTGCAAGATAAAGTTGATTATTACAAATTTGAGCGTTTTTTAAATCCGCTATTATCAGACTCAGGTTTTCACAGTAGTTTAAATTATCAAATAAGGCCTCTCAATAATTCTTGGGCAGTAAAAGAATACTTGAAAAAGCTGAATAGCTTACCAGAATTTGTAAATCAACATTTTAAAAATTTAAGAGAAGGTTTAGAAAAAGGAGTTTCACAGCCCAAGGTAATATTTAAAGGATATGAGACTACTTATGATGATCATATTGTAGGCGATTATAATAAGAGTCCATTTTACAAACCTTTTCAGAATCTACCATCAAGTTTAAATCAAACTCAAAAAGATTCTGTTTTGAGTGCTGCAAAAGAAGTAATTGAAAAAACTGTGGTACCTCAGTTTAAAAGGATTAAAACTTTTTTTGAAACTGAATACTTACCAAACACTAGAACTACTCTAGGAGTTTCAGAAACTCCAAATGGAGCTGCTTATTATCAAAACAGAATTAACTTTTATACAACAAGTACCCAATATACTGCAGAAGATATTCATCAAATTGGATTAAAAGAAGTTGCTAGAATTAAGGCAGAAATGCAAAAAATAATTAAGGAATTAAATTTTAAAGGTTCTTTTGCAGACTTTTTTAAATTTTTAAGAACAGATGAGCAGTTTTACGCAAAAACACCTAAAGAGCTATTAATGATAGCAAGAGATATGGCAAAAAGAGTAGACGCTCAATTGCCAAAATTCTTTAAAACGTTACCAAGAAAACCATATGGAGTTGCTCCAGTACCAGATGCAATTGCGCCAAAATATACTGCAGGACGTTACATAGGAACATATAAAGAGAGCACAGAACCTGGTTATTATTGGGTAAATACTTATGATTTACCAAGTAGAACTTTATATACTTTACCTGCTTTAACTGTTCATGAAGCAGTTCCTGGACATCATTTACAAGGAAGTTTAAATAATGAATTGGGTGATTCTATTCCACAATTTCGTAAAAATTTATACTTATCTGCCTATGGAGAAGGTTGGGGATTGTATTCAGAATTTCTAGCAGATGAAATGAACATGTACACAACTCCTTATGAAAAATTCGGAAAGTTCACTTACGAAATGTGGAGAGCCTGCAGATTGGTAGTGGATACTGGAATTCATGCAAAAGGTTGGACAAGAGAACGGGTTGTAAAATACATGTCTGAAAACACTGCACTTTCTATCCTAGAAATTAATACAGAAACTGACAGGTATATTTCTTGGCCTGGGCAAGCTTTGTCTTATAAAATAGGTGAAATAAAAATTAGAGAACTTCGTAAAAAGGCAGAACTTGAATTAAAAGAGAAATTTGATATTCGAGAATTTCATGAAATTGTTTTAGAACAAGGCACAGTAACCTTAGCAATTTTAGAAAAAAGAGTCAATAATTATATTAAGAGATTAAAAAATGAGTAA
- a CDS encoding 4-hydroxyproline epimerase: protein MSKHTFVCIDAHTCGNPVRVIKNGGPELTGKTMNEKRLHFLKEYDWIRKGLMFEPRGHDMMSGSILYPAHNPDNDFAILFIETSGCLPMCGHGTIGTITIAVEEGLIQPRVAGKIKMEAPAGLVEIEYSEKNSKVEWVKLTNVKSYLAAENLTVDCPELGELTFDVAYGGNFYAIVDPQKNFSGIQDFTAAKIIQYSQVIRERINKKYPNKFIHPENESIKNVTHLLWTGNTINKNSDGRNAVFYGDKAIDRSPCGTGTSARLAQLHAKGKLRVGQEFIHESFIGSTFIGKVEKETTIGNQKAIIPSIKGWAKVYGQNTITIDTEDDPYAYGFSVI from the coding sequence ATGAGTAAGCATACGTTTGTTTGTATTGATGCACATACTTGTGGTAACCCAGTAAGAGTTATTAAAAACGGTGGCCCTGAATTAACAGGGAAAACTATGAATGAAAAGCGTTTACATTTTTTAAAAGAATACGATTGGATAAGAAAAGGATTGATGTTTGAACCTAGAGGTCATGATATGATGAGTGGTTCTATTTTGTATCCTGCTCATAACCCAGACAATGATTTTGCCATTTTATTTATAGAAACTTCAGGTTGCTTGCCAATGTGTGGTCATGGAACAATTGGAACCATAACTATAGCTGTTGAAGAAGGTTTGATACAACCAAGAGTAGCTGGAAAAATTAAAATGGAAGCTCCTGCTGGTTTAGTAGAAATTGAATATTCTGAAAAAAATAGTAAAGTAGAATGGGTAAAATTGACTAATGTAAAAAGTTATCTAGCAGCAGAAAACTTAACTGTTGATTGTCCTGAATTAGGAGAACTTACTTTTGATGTTGCTTATGGTGGTAATTTTTATGCAATTGTAGATCCTCAGAAAAACTTTAGTGGAATTCAAGATTTTACTGCAGCAAAAATCATACAGTATTCACAAGTAATCAGAGAAAGAATAAACAAGAAATATCCTAATAAATTTATTCATCCAGAAAACGAATCGATTAAAAATGTAACTCATTTATTGTGGACAGGAAATACGATTAATAAAAATTCAGATGGAAGAAATGCTGTTTTTTATGGAGATAAAGCTATCGATAGAAGCCCTTGTGGAACAGGTACATCAGCAAGATTAGCACAATTACATGCAAAAGGGAAACTAAGAGTTGGGCAAGAATTTATCCACGAAAGTTTTATAGGAAGTACTTTTATAGGTAAAGTTGAAAAAGAAACTACAATTGGAAATCAAAAAGCAATTATACCTAGTATAAAAGGTTGGGCAAAGGTTTATGGTCAGAATACCATTACTATAGATACTGAAGATGATCCTTATGCTTATGGTTTTAGTGTGATTTAG
- a CDS encoding NAD(P)/FAD-dependent oxidoreductase, with protein MSKSVIIVGGGIVGLCSAYYLQKEGHKVTVIDKSDFSSGASYVNAGYITPSHIISLAAPGMINKGVKWMFNSSSPFYVKPRLNYDFLKWSLNFKKSATVQKVQKSIPIIKDINILSRELYQDLKNSNEFDFFYQHKGLLMCYQTDEAGEEEWDTGKIAIKEGLKVEHLSREQVHKIEPNAGLNIKGAVYYQSDAHMTPNNFMQQLKTYLQKKGVSILGNEEVTDIVTANNKVTSIKTTNLDIKSDEFVFATGAWSQNFAKKLGIKIPIQAGKGYSINVKKETNITLPAILIEAKVAVTPMDGFTRFAGTMEIGGINHKINKKRVDAIATAAEKYYSNLKIDSKEKEATKCGLRPLSPDGLPFIGKSSKCKNVTFATGHAMMGWSLGPATGKLVSEIIGDKEYSLNIYPFAVDRFS; from the coding sequence ATGAGTAAAAGTGTAATAATTGTTGGAGGAGGAATTGTAGGTTTATGTTCTGCATATTACTTACAAAAAGAAGGGCATAAGGTAACTGTAATCGATAAATCCGATTTTTCATCAGGGGCATCTTATGTTAATGCAGGTTATATTACACCTAGTCACATTATCTCTTTAGCTGCTCCAGGAATGATTAATAAAGGTGTTAAATGGATGTTTAATTCATCAAGCCCTTTTTACGTAAAGCCAAGACTGAATTACGATTTTTTAAAATGGAGTTTAAATTTTAAAAAATCTGCAACCGTTCAGAAAGTACAAAAATCAATTCCTATAATTAAAGATATAAATATTTTAAGTAGAGAATTGTATCAAGATTTAAAGAATAGCAATGAGTTTGATTTTTTTTATCAACATAAAGGTTTGTTGATGTGTTATCAAACAGATGAAGCTGGAGAAGAAGAATGGGATACAGGAAAAATAGCAATAAAAGAAGGTTTAAAAGTTGAACATCTATCTAGAGAACAAGTACATAAAATAGAACCAAATGCAGGTTTAAATATTAAAGGTGCTGTGTATTATCAATCTGATGCACATATGACCCCTAACAATTTTATGCAGCAATTAAAGACCTATTTACAAAAGAAAGGGGTTAGTATTTTAGGAAATGAAGAGGTTACAGATATAGTTACTGCAAATAATAAAGTTACATCAATTAAAACTACAAATTTAGATATTAAATCAGATGAATTTGTTTTTGCAACTGGAGCTTGGTCTCAAAATTTTGCTAAGAAATTAGGGATTAAAATTCCAATTCAAGCAGGAAAAGGATATAGTATTAATGTTAAAAAGGAAACCAATATTACATTACCAGCTATTTTAATAGAAGCAAAAGTTGCTGTAACACCAATGGATGGTTTTACAAGATTTGCAGGAACAATGGAAATTGGAGGGATTAATCATAAGATTAATAAAAAAAGGGTTGATGCAATTGCAACTGCTGCAGAAAAATACTATTCTAACCTAAAAATTGATTCAAAAGAAAAAGAAGCAACAAAATGTGGATTACGTCCTCTTTCACCTGATGGATTACCATTTATTGGCAAATCATCTAAATGTAAAAATGTAACTTTTGCAACTGGACATGCAATGATGGGTTGGAGCTTAGGCCCTGCTACTGGTAAATTGGTTTCTGAAATTATAGGTGATAAAGAATATTCATTGAATATTTATCCTTTTGCTGTGGATCGTTTTTCTTAA
- a CDS encoding 5-formyltetrahydrofolate cyclo-ligase, translating to MLKSDLRKIYKQKRNDLTFEEIKCLQENIYAQVYDLDISEIQTVHLFLTLVKFKEIDTNPIINYFRSQNKKIVVSKSDFKNSSLTHFYLEKDTEIELNKYGIPEPVNAVQVSESNIDLIFVPLLISDERYYRVGYGKGFYDRFLANCREDCKKIGLNFFKPIFKISDVNEFDIALDEVIYPKL from the coding sequence ATGTTAAAATCAGACTTAAGAAAAATATACAAACAAAAACGAAACGATTTGACTTTTGAGGAAATTAAATGTTTACAAGAAAACATCTATGCTCAAGTTTATGATTTAGATATTTCTGAAATTCAAACTGTGCATCTTTTTCTAACGCTTGTAAAATTTAAAGAGATTGATACCAATCCTATTATCAATTATTTTAGAAGTCAAAATAAAAAAATTGTAGTTTCTAAAAGTGATTTTAAAAATAGTTCCTTAACCCATTTTTATTTAGAAAAAGATACAGAAATAGAATTGAACAAATACGGAATTCCAGAACCCGTAAATGCAGTACAAGTTTCTGAAAGTAATATAGATTTAATTTTTGTGCCACTTTTAATTTCAGATGAAAGGTATTATAGAGTAGGTTATGGAAAAGGTTTTTACGATCGGTTTTTAGCAAACTGTAGAGAAGATTGCAAAAAAATAGGTTTAAATTTCTTTAAACCTATTTTTAAAATTTCTGATGTTAATGAATTTGATATTGCTTTGGATGAAGTGATTTATCCAAAATTATAA
- a CDS encoding amidohydrolase family protein → MYTKILLALFMMLSLQTFAQKEREKSKKWDVNNPHKEWSYKTFQLKTDEGTWMNLDVSPDGKTIVFDLLGNIYKMPISGGNAEVLRSGLAYEVQPRFSPNGKYISFTSDAEGGNNIWVMTANGENAKSITKEKFRLLNNAVWTPDGKSLVARKHYTSQRSVGAGEMWQYPLSGSTGLRLTKRKNDQQDVNDPSISPDGKYLYYAEDMYPGGFFQYNKDPNKQIYVIKRYNFETGEIDQITGGPGGAARPVVSKDGKLLAFVKRVRTKSVLYIHELETGKEYPIYENLSKDQSEAWAVFGVYPHFTWMPNNKDIVIWSEGKINRINIDTKKITNIPFQINEKIKLAKTHHVKRKVFEPEFASKMIKDVKTSPDGKTIVFTSLGHIYKKTLPNGTPTRITTLTDFEAEPNFSSDGKSVLFVTWNDEELGAIYKVNLNGSNLVKITNEKGIYRTPAFNSDNSKIAYRKESGNGDQGYDYTKKTGIYLANADGTNAKRITKGGEFPSFTSDDKRILYQTGGSFFGGLTKKLKSVDLNGKEERSHFSSKLANRLVPSPDNKWVAFIHLHKLYMAPFVTNGSEINLDNNTQSFKVESLSKNAGINLHWSSQNDKIFWTLGGNYIQKSIVNNSTDPFAKTNLAENPESSIEIKLVTNSDIPEGRIAFKNARIITMNGDEVIEDGTIIIHNNKIEKIGKTSSIKIPSDAKMYAMNGKTIMPGIVDVHAHVGAFRNGLSTQKHWQFYANLAFGVTTSHDPSVHTAAAFTLEELQKSGQLVGPRMFSTGFILYGAEGDFKAVVNNLEDARFAIARTKAFGAKSIKSYNQPRREQRQQIMQAARELGVNVVPEGGSNFYSNMSMIFDGHTGIEHNIPVNPVYKDVLSLWKNSKTGYTPTLIVNYGGMNGEFEWYQKYNVWENETLLKYTPRYVVDTRSRHRTMVPEEEYKNGHILTSETVTALAKEGVKVNLGAHGQLQGLGAHWELWMLQQGGLSNHEALKAATINGADYIGAADEIGSLEKGKLADLIIMDKNPLEDIKNSNSVIYTMINGRLYDVNTMNEIGNYNKKRSKFYFEMEGYNQGTPVNLKTNSFTTPTCSCH, encoded by the coding sequence ATGTATACAAAAATTTTACTTGCACTGTTTATGATGCTTTCCTTGCAGACTTTTGCGCAAAAAGAGAGAGAAAAATCCAAGAAATGGGATGTAAACAACCCACATAAAGAATGGTCATATAAAACATTTCAATTAAAAACAGACGAAGGTACTTGGATGAATCTTGATGTTTCTCCTGATGGAAAAACCATTGTTTTTGACTTATTAGGTAACATTTATAAAATGCCAATATCTGGAGGAAATGCAGAAGTTTTACGCTCTGGATTAGCTTATGAAGTTCAACCAAGATTTAGCCCAAATGGAAAATATATTTCTTTTACCAGTGATGCTGAAGGTGGAAATAATATTTGGGTTATGACAGCGAATGGAGAAAATGCAAAATCAATTACGAAAGAAAAATTTAGACTTTTAAACAATGCTGTTTGGACTCCAGATGGTAAAAGTTTAGTAGCTAGAAAACATTATACTTCACAACGTTCTGTGGGTGCAGGAGAAATGTGGCAATATCCACTTTCTGGTTCAACTGGTTTACGATTAACGAAAAGAAAAAATGATCAGCAAGATGTAAATGACCCATCTATTTCTCCTGATGGAAAATATTTATATTATGCTGAAGACATGTATCCAGGAGGTTTTTTTCAATATAACAAAGATCCAAACAAACAGATTTATGTTATTAAAAGGTACAATTTTGAGACTGGAGAAATAGACCAAATAACAGGTGGTCCAGGAGGAGCTGCAAGACCTGTAGTTTCTAAAGATGGTAAATTATTAGCCTTTGTTAAAAGAGTTAGAACAAAATCTGTCTTATACATTCACGAACTGGAAACTGGTAAAGAATATCCTATTTATGAGAATTTAAGTAAAGATCAAAGTGAAGCTTGGGCTGTTTTTGGAGTATATCCTCATTTTACTTGGATGCCTAATAATAAAGACATTGTTATATGGAGTGAAGGTAAAATCAATAGAATTAATATTGACACCAAAAAGATTACTAATATTCCTTTCCAAATTAATGAAAAAATTAAATTGGCAAAAACTCATCACGTAAAACGTAAAGTGTTTGAGCCTGAGTTTGCATCTAAAATGATTAAGGATGTAAAAACATCTCCTGATGGAAAAACCATCGTTTTTACTTCTCTAGGTCACATCTATAAAAAAACATTACCTAATGGAACGCCTACAAGAATAACAACATTAACTGATTTCGAAGCTGAACCAAATTTCTCTTCTGATGGTAAATCAGTTTTATTTGTAACATGGAATGATGAAGAATTAGGAGCTATTTACAAGGTAAATTTAAATGGATCTAATTTGGTGAAAATCACCAATGAAAAAGGAATTTACAGAACTCCTGCTTTTAATAGTGACAACTCTAAAATTGCATATAGAAAGGAATCTGGAAATGGAGATCAAGGTTATGATTACACTAAAAAAACAGGTATTTATTTGGCAAATGCAGATGGTACAAATGCTAAGAGAATAACTAAAGGTGGAGAGTTTCCTTCTTTTACCTCTGATGATAAACGAATTTTGTATCAAACAGGAGGATCATTTTTTGGTGGTTTAACAAAAAAACTAAAAAGTGTTGATTTAAATGGAAAAGAAGAACGTAGTCATTTTTCCTCTAAATTGGCAAATAGGTTAGTGCCAAGTCCAGATAATAAATGGGTTGCATTTATACATTTACACAAATTGTATATGGCTCCATTTGTTACTAATGGAAGTGAAATAAATCTAGACAATAACACACAATCCTTTAAGGTAGAAAGCTTATCTAAAAATGCAGGAATAAATCTTCATTGGTCTTCTCAAAACGATAAAATATTTTGGACTTTAGGTGGTAATTATATTCAAAAATCTATTGTAAACAATTCAACAGATCCCTTTGCAAAAACCAATTTAGCTGAAAACCCAGAATCTAGTATCGAAATCAAATTAGTAACTAATTCAGATATTCCTGAAGGTAGAATAGCATTTAAAAATGCCAGAATTATTACTATGAATGGAGATGAAGTTATTGAAGATGGTACAATTATTATCCACAATAATAAGATTGAGAAAATAGGCAAAACTAGTAGTATAAAAATACCTTCTGATGCTAAAATGTATGCAATGAATGGCAAAACTATTATGCCTGGTATTGTTGATGTTCATGCACATGTTGGTGCTTTTAGAAACGGTTTAAGCACACAAAAACATTGGCAATTCTATGCAAATTTAGCTTTTGGTGTTACTACTTCACATGATCCTTCTGTGCATACTGCAGCTGCTTTTACTTTAGAAGAATTACAAAAAAGCGGTCAATTAGTAGGGCCTAGAATGTTTTCTACAGGTTTTATTTTATATGGAGCTGAAGGAGATTTTAAAGCTGTGGTTAATAACTTAGAGGATGCTCGTTTTGCAATTGCAAGAACAAAAGCTTTTGGGGCAAAGTCTATTAAAAGTTATAATCAACCAAGAAGAGAACAACGTCAGCAAATTATGCAAGCTGCAAGAGAATTGGGGGTAAATGTTGTACCCGAAGGTGGATCTAATTTCTACTCAAATATGTCTATGATTTTTGATGGTCATACAGGTATAGAACACAACATTCCTGTTAATCCTGTTTATAAAGATGTACTATCTCTTTGGAAAAACAGTAAAACTGGTTACACTCCTACATTAATTGTAAATTATGGAGGAATGAATGGTGAGTTTGAGTGGTATCAAAAATATAATGTTTGGGAGAATGAGACCTTATTAAAATATACTCCTAGATATGTGGTTGACACACGTTCTAGACACAGAACTATGGTTCCTGAAGAAGAATATAAAAACGGACATATTTTAACTTCTGAAACAGTTACAGCTTTAGCCAAAGAAGGTGTTAAAGTAAATTTAGGTGCACATGGACAATTACAAGGCTTAGGTGCTCATTGGGAATTATGGATGTTACAACAAGGAGGATTAAGCAATCATGAAGCATTAAAAGCTGCTACCATTAATGGTGCTGATTATATTGGTGCTGCTGATGAAATAGGTTCTTTAGAAAAAGGCAAATTAGCAGATTTAATTATCATGGATAAAAATCCTTTAGAAGATATTAAAAACTCTAATTCTGTAATTTATACAATGATTAATGGACGTCTATATGATGTAAACACGATGAACGAAATTGGTAATTATAACAAAAAAAGAAGTAAATTCTACTTTGAAATGGAGGGTTATAATCAAGGAACTCCTGTAAATCTAAAAACTAATAGTTTTACAACCCCAACTTGTAGTTGTCATTAA
- a CDS encoding peptidoglycan DD-metalloendopeptidase family protein, with protein MDRKLQYKKFKNWAEKHQFSLLDLFPTIGKTKVYHIDLSKENTTVRTEAEFNNPVFFEGKLTEIQEKNTDTIITGGYLEKRSLYTSDIYNAENSTAKRNIHLGVDFWLAEGTAIHAFLEGEIVCAVHQKSLKGYGGFMILKHKIDNLEFYTLYGHLSKESIKNCTVGNQLKKGDKIGVLGTYKENGSWVPHLHFQVLLSLLDYKDDFPGVALESEIDFWRELCPDPNLLFKLENLSKI; from the coding sequence ATGGATAGAAAATTACAATACAAAAAGTTTAAAAACTGGGCAGAAAAACACCAGTTTTCTCTCTTAGACTTGTTTCCAACTATAGGCAAAACTAAGGTTTATCATATAGATTTAAGTAAAGAAAATACCACTGTAAGAACTGAAGCTGAATTTAATAATCCTGTATTTTTTGAAGGTAAATTAACTGAAATTCAAGAAAAAAATACAGACACAATAATTACTGGTGGCTATTTAGAAAAACGCTCTTTATATACATCTGATATTTACAATGCAGAAAATTCTACTGCAAAAAGAAACATACATTTAGGTGTAGACTTTTGGTTAGCAGAAGGTACTGCAATTCATGCTTTTTTAGAAGGAGAAATAGTATGTGCTGTTCATCAAAAATCTCTTAAAGGATATGGTGGTTTTATGATTTTAAAACATAAAATTGATAATTTAGAATTTTATACTTTGTATGGTCATCTTTCTAAAGAAAGTATAAAAAATTGTACTGTTGGCAATCAATTAAAAAAAGGTGATAAAATTGGTGTTCTAGGCACCTATAAAGAAAATGGGTCTTGGGTTCCTCATTTACATTTTCAAGTGTTGCTTTCTTTATTAGATTATAAAGATGATTTTCCAGGTGTTGCCTTAGAAAGTGAAATTGATTTTTGGAGAGAATTGTGTCCTGACCCTAATTTGCTATTTAAACTAGAAAATTTATCTAAAATATAA